A region of Lycium barbarum isolate Lr01 chromosome 3, ASM1917538v2, whole genome shotgun sequence DNA encodes the following proteins:
- the LOC132630750 gene encoding endochitinase A-like isoform X2 translates to MVMKEVDEDLAMFLEIRRNEKDMNNSEELDQQLGSEVDFSLLSNGTSTKPANQDYLLNSENDKDDYDWLLSNPLPEVEEQNNPEYQIVTNSNSTAQDFKIEIDSRTTAPEPKLSIEQDIAQSANSSDGLSSKINSTGQPVISRSKNASAGTGRPSSAGGKKATSTRSATPNGRPRSSGSKPSRASTPTSRSTLPSVKPVASAARSSTPTRAAPRSSTPTGRPSKPVASKSASRSATPTRRPSAASSIPIVSVSGARSSSSTKTSTTTLKKSAPTRGTTPTVKSRPLKPLETPSLSRDSSINSKTLVRKRPASASRGRPTAPAARPSTTNGKPRRKSCSPTRGRATTGTILSNATALLSKSRGYGIEKDDVNPVLMGTQMVERVVNMRKLAPPKQDDNISHENPSKKSLSRENSGFGRSFSKKSLDMALRHMDIRRSVNGTLRPVLTRVSASSTNGIRSSSTKNKTGSVSDSPLATSSNASSEPSISNSCHSLNWSEPEDDNFGRERELSFPTTQQHLEQ, encoded by the exons ATGGTGATGAAGGAAGTAGATGAAGACCTTGCAATGTTTCTTGAAATTCGTCGTAATGAAAAGGACATGAATAACTCTGAGGAATTGGATCAGCAATTAG GCTCAGAGGTTGACTTCTCTTTGTTATCAAACGGGACATCAACAAAGCCTGCTAATCAAGATTATCTTTTAAACTCTGAGAATGACAAGGATGACTATGATTG GCTCCTCTCAAATCCATTGCCAGAGGTGGAAGAACAGAATAATCCGGAATACCAGATTGTGACGAATTCTAATTCAACAGCTCAAGATTTTAAAATTGAGATAGATTCAAGGACAACTGCTCCAGAACCTAAACTAAGCATTGAGCAGGATATAGCTCAG TCTGCAAACTCATCCGATGGGCTCTCTTCAAAGATTAATTCAACGGGACAGCCAGTTATATCCAGAAGCAAAAATGCTTCTGCTGGAACTGGAAGGCCTTCATCGGCAGGTGGGAAAAAGGCAACTTCCACAAGGTCAGCAACGCCTAATGGACGTCCTCGTAGTTCTGGATCCAAGCCCTCAAGAGCTTCTACTCCTACTTCAAGATCGACATTGCCTTCTGTTAAGCCGGTTGCTTCCGCAGCAAGATCCTCGACTCCGACCAGAGCTGCTCCACGCTCTTCTACCCCAACCGGTAGACCCTCCAAACCAGTAGCTTCCAAGTCAGCGTCCAGGTCAGCAACACCAACTCGTAGACCATCAGCTGCATCGTCCATTCCTATTGTATCGGTTTCTGGGGCTCGATCATCTTCATCGACAAAAACGAGTACCACAACATTGAAAAAATCTGCACCAACTCGGGGTACCACTCCAACTGTGAAATCTAGGCCATTGAAACCGTTGGAGACACCAAGTCTTTCACGTGATTCTTCTATCAATTCTAAGACATTGGTGCGTAAAAGGCCTGCATCTGCGTCGAGGGGAAGACCAACTGCACCTGCTGCTCGACCCTCTACCACTAATGGAAAACCCAGACGGAAATCATGTTCTCCTACTAGAGGACGAGCAACAACTGGTACTATTTTGAGCAATGCAACCGCACTACTTTCCAAGAGTAGGGGATATGGTATTGAGAAAGATGATGTGAACCCCGTGTTGATGGGCACACAAATGGTTGAAAGGGTAGTAAACATGAGGAAATTAGCTCCCCCCAAGCAAGACGATAATATATCTCATGAAAATCCCTCCAAGAAATCTTTGTCCCGAGAAAATTCAGGCTTTGGAAGATCATTCTCCAAAAAGTCTTTGGATATGGCTCTACGGCACATG GATATAAGGCGAAGTGTTAACGGAACCTTACGCCCAGTTCTGACACGGGTCTCTGCTTCTTCAACAAACGGTATCCGGTCTAGCTCCACAAAGAATAAGACAGGTAGTGTTTCTGACTCGCCACTTGCCACGAGCAGCAATGCTAGTTCCGAGCCCAGTATCAGCAATAGTTGTCATAGTTTAAATTGGAGCGAACCGGAAGATGATAACTTTGGCCGTGAGAGAGAATTATCCTTCCCTACTACCCAGCAGCATCTGGAGCAGTAA
- the LOC132630750 gene encoding endochitinase A-like isoform X1: protein MGTSVQCRPQERTLGMVMKEVDEDLAMFLEIRRNEKDMNNSEELDQQLGSEVDFSLLSNGTSTKPANQDYLLNSENDKDDYDWLLSNPLPEVEEQNNPEYQIVTNSNSTAQDFKIEIDSRTTAPEPKLSIEQDIAQSANSSDGLSSKINSTGQPVISRSKNASAGTGRPSSAGGKKATSTRSATPNGRPRSSGSKPSRASTPTSRSTLPSVKPVASAARSSTPTRAAPRSSTPTGRPSKPVASKSASRSATPTRRPSAASSIPIVSVSGARSSSSTKTSTTTLKKSAPTRGTTPTVKSRPLKPLETPSLSRDSSINSKTLVRKRPASASRGRPTAPAARPSTTNGKPRRKSCSPTRGRATTGTILSNATALLSKSRGYGIEKDDVNPVLMGTQMVERVVNMRKLAPPKQDDNISHENPSKKSLSRENSGFGRSFSKKSLDMALRHMDIRRSVNGTLRPVLTRVSASSTNGIRSSSTKNKTGSVSDSPLATSSNASSEPSISNSCHSLNWSEPEDDNFGRERELSFPTTQQHLEQ from the exons ATGGGT ACATCTGTGCAATGTAGGCCACAAGAAAGGACATTAGGAATGGTGATGAAGGAAGTAGATGAAGACCTTGCAATGTTTCTTGAAATTCGTCGTAATGAAAAGGACATGAATAACTCTGAGGAATTGGATCAGCAATTAG GCTCAGAGGTTGACTTCTCTTTGTTATCAAACGGGACATCAACAAAGCCTGCTAATCAAGATTATCTTTTAAACTCTGAGAATGACAAGGATGACTATGATTG GCTCCTCTCAAATCCATTGCCAGAGGTGGAAGAACAGAATAATCCGGAATACCAGATTGTGACGAATTCTAATTCAACAGCTCAAGATTTTAAAATTGAGATAGATTCAAGGACAACTGCTCCAGAACCTAAACTAAGCATTGAGCAGGATATAGCTCAG TCTGCAAACTCATCCGATGGGCTCTCTTCAAAGATTAATTCAACGGGACAGCCAGTTATATCCAGAAGCAAAAATGCTTCTGCTGGAACTGGAAGGCCTTCATCGGCAGGTGGGAAAAAGGCAACTTCCACAAGGTCAGCAACGCCTAATGGACGTCCTCGTAGTTCTGGATCCAAGCCCTCAAGAGCTTCTACTCCTACTTCAAGATCGACATTGCCTTCTGTTAAGCCGGTTGCTTCCGCAGCAAGATCCTCGACTCCGACCAGAGCTGCTCCACGCTCTTCTACCCCAACCGGTAGACCCTCCAAACCAGTAGCTTCCAAGTCAGCGTCCAGGTCAGCAACACCAACTCGTAGACCATCAGCTGCATCGTCCATTCCTATTGTATCGGTTTCTGGGGCTCGATCATCTTCATCGACAAAAACGAGTACCACAACATTGAAAAAATCTGCACCAACTCGGGGTACCACTCCAACTGTGAAATCTAGGCCATTGAAACCGTTGGAGACACCAAGTCTTTCACGTGATTCTTCTATCAATTCTAAGACATTGGTGCGTAAAAGGCCTGCATCTGCGTCGAGGGGAAGACCAACTGCACCTGCTGCTCGACCCTCTACCACTAATGGAAAACCCAGACGGAAATCATGTTCTCCTACTAGAGGACGAGCAACAACTGGTACTATTTTGAGCAATGCAACCGCACTACTTTCCAAGAGTAGGGGATATGGTATTGAGAAAGATGATGTGAACCCCGTGTTGATGGGCACACAAATGGTTGAAAGGGTAGTAAACATGAGGAAATTAGCTCCCCCCAAGCAAGACGATAATATATCTCATGAAAATCCCTCCAAGAAATCTTTGTCCCGAGAAAATTCAGGCTTTGGAAGATCATTCTCCAAAAAGTCTTTGGATATGGCTCTACGGCACATG GATATAAGGCGAAGTGTTAACGGAACCTTACGCCCAGTTCTGACACGGGTCTCTGCTTCTTCAACAAACGGTATCCGGTCTAGCTCCACAAAGAATAAGACAGGTAGTGTTTCTGACTCGCCACTTGCCACGAGCAGCAATGCTAGTTCCGAGCCCAGTATCAGCAATAGTTGTCATAGTTTAAATTGGAGCGAACCGGAAGATGATAACTTTGGCCGTGAGAGAGAATTATCCTTCCCTACTACCCAGCAGCATCTGGAGCAGTAA
- the LOC132630502 gene encoding putative two-component response regulator ARR20, protein MAAPFYGMIKEVRVMLVDNDKEFVNEMVDLLKSYDYKVTTIDMASVAKAMSMLSKGKEKIDVMIINDNSPDFPSFQILAQAVALDIVSLFSRNDAVVCDEHNTLSAKKVLNDGAYLCLKKPIHEEIVKYLWQFVLRKKIQREKVRKGLEENGDQINIGDTNDVGNNDNIVGDEEQVGQENLSNTEELNNNIHEAENNVVSNEKYKLKRKRGRKSTKEINEGESQNSANRAVRRKVYIEWTVDLHAKFMEAVQLLGEGGCYPKDILEVMNVPGLTRIQVASHLQKCRSNNWKAPKERKFIRHPSGQEFTSGSQPRSNLRKFGAMPHLQTNLSNIQQQQCNPDQTQKGPKFLFPALNNNVFVRGESSTQQQLYRPQLQVQPHYLSINSSFNNSFFSAQNNVGGEIQQQHGALFGMLSSQGLQHPIIGSTNYWLGLKSNSGDHHTQIGSLDLNVAHVTTYSEDTLVSDTDIGNATINELGEAKANFQQYIGEPNMSNPSNIIAASHVSDTEGSDSNERENCDAYFDFDNMDNLFQNLGPPSPNLPNEYGSEFDQVYSDDQVAVTPSIQVSGIAIFF, encoded by the exons TGACGACGATTGATATGGCTTCGGTAGCAAAAGCAATGTCAATGTTGtccaaaggaaaggaaaaaatcgATGTGATGATAATCAATGACAATTCACCTGATTTTCCGTCCTTTCAAATTTTAGCTCAAGCTGTAGCCTTGGATATCGTTTCACTCT TTTCTCGAAATGATGCAGTTGTATGTGATGAACACAATACACTCTCAGCAAAGAAGGTTTTGAATGATGGAGCTTACCTTTGCCTGAAAAAGCCAATTCACGAGGAAATTGTAAAATATTTGTGGCAATTTGTATTGAGGAAAAAAATACAAAGAGAGAAAGTGAGAAAAGGACTAGAAGAAAATGGAGATCAGATAAATATTggtgatactaatgatgttggtaataatgataatattgtTGGAGATGAAGAACAAGTTGGACAGGAGAATCTGTCTAACACTGAGGAACTGAATAATAATATTCATGAGGCTGAAAATAATGTTGTATCTAATGAAAAATACAAGCTAAAAAGGAAGAGAGGTAGAAAAAGCACAAAAGAGATTAATGAAGGAGAGAGCCAAAACAGTGCTAATAGGGCTGTTAGGAGAAAGGTCTACATAGAATGGACTGTGGATCTTCATGCCAAATTCATGGAAGCTGTGCAACTACTTGGTGAAGGAG GATGTTACCCGAAAGATATTCTTGAGGTGATGAATGTGCCCGGTCTTACTAGGATACAAGTTGCAAGCCATCTTCAG AAATGTCGTAGCAATAATTGGAAAGCTCCAAAAGAGAGAAAATTTATTCGTCACCCATCAGGTCAAGAATTCACAAGTGGTTCTCAACCAAGAAGTAACCTCAGAAAATTTGGGGCAATGCCTCATCTTCAAACAAATCTGtcaaatatacaacaacaacaatgtaaCCCAGATCAAACCCAGAAAGGCCCAAAGTTTTTGTTTCCAGCACTAAACAACAACGTTTTTGTTAGAGGAGAGAGTTCAACTCAGCAACAGCTATATCGCCCACAACTTCAGGTTCAACCCCACTACCTTAGCATTAACAGCTCATTCAATAACTCATTCTTTTCAGCCCAAAATAATGTTGGTGgtgagatacaacaacaacatggaGCATTATTTGGTATGCTAAGTTCACAAGGACTACAACACCCAATTATTGGGAGCACTAATTATTGGCTTGGGCTGAAGTCTAATAGTGGGGATCATCATACTCAAATTGGTAGCTTGGATCTTAATGTGGCCCATGTAACAACTTATTCAGAAGACACACTAGTGTCTGATACAGACATTGGAAATGCGACAATTAATGAATTAGGAGAAGCAAAAGCTAATTTCCAACAATATATTGGTGAACCAAACATGTCTAATCCAAGCAATATTATCGCGGCATCACATGTGAGTGATACTGAAGGAAGTGATTCAAATGAGAGGGAAAATTGTGATGCATattttgattttgataatatggataATCTCTTCCAGAATCTTGGACCTCCAAGTCCTAACCTGCCTAATGAATATGGCAGTGAGTTTGATCAAGTTTACTCTGATGATCAG GTGGCAGTGACACCGAGTATCCAAGTTTCAGGAATAGCAATTTTTTTCTGA